A window of Cellulomonas sp. SLBN-39 genomic DNA:
ACGCCGCCCAGCAGATCGGCGGGGCGCTCGGGCTCGCCGTGCTCGTCACGGTCGCCGAGCGGGCAGCCGCTGCGGCGCCCGCCGTCGGCTCCACGGCCGCCGAGGTCGCGCAGCACGCGTTCGTCGTCGGGGCCGAGCGGGCCTTCCTCGTCGGCGCCGGTCTCATCGCGACGACCGTCGTGCTGCTCGCGACCCTCGTGCGCGACCGGCGCCCGGCCGCGGGCGGCGACGCCCCGGCCGCACAGCGCACCGAGACGTCGCTGGTCGGGGGCTGAGCGGCCCGGGCTCAGCGGGCGGGTCGGTGCCCCTCCGGGACCGGCCCGCCCACCGCGGCCGTGACCAGCGCCAGCAGCGCCTCGCCGTAGGCGTCCTCGGCGGAGTCGGCCGTGAACACCCGCGGCGGCTGCCCGCCGACCTCGATGAGCACCTGGAACCGGCCGTCGGTCGACCGCGCGAGGCTGCGGAACGTCCCGCCCAGCAGGTCGCGCAGCTGGTCCTCGCGGGGCAGCCACAGCGCGTCGTCCTGCCGCAGCGAGTCCAGGGCCCACTCGGTGGTGCCGTTGAAGCCCAGCACCGTGCCGGTCGGGTGCTCGTGCGCCTCGACGACCATCTCGGAGATCGTGAAGACCTCGCCGCCCATGTCGGCCCGGACGACCGAGAACCGGTCCCCGGGACGCGGCTGCCAGCGCAGCCCGGCCGCCTGGAGCGCCACCGCGAGGTCCGTGGAGATCATGCGGCCAGTATCGGCCGCCGGGGCCGCATCGGCACCCGAAGCGGGACGCCCGCACCCGGGCGGGGTGCGGGCGTGCGCCACGCCGGTCGGCGAGGTCCGGTCAGCAGGACCCGGGCACCGCACCGGACGACGGCTGGACGCGGTACGCGTACCGGTGCGCGAGCGCGAACCCGAGCTGCTCGTACAGCCGCCGCGCCGGCACGTTCTCCGCCTCCACCTGCAGGAACGCCCGCCGTGCGCCCTGCCGTGCGGCCACTGCCAGTGCGGCGTCGGTCAGGGTGCGCCCCAGCCCGTGCCGGCGCGCGGACGGCGCGACCTGCAGGCAGGACAGCGCGACCCACCCGTCGACCGTCGCGGCGCGGATCACCGCGACGTCCGAGCCGTCCGGCCCGGGCGCAGCGAGGTACGTGGCCGGTGCACCGGCGACCAGCGCGCGGGAGACCTCGCGGTCCCCGCCCTTGCCGGCGAGCCAGGCCGTGAGCCACGCGTCGTCGGGGGCGTCGAGCACCCGCAGCCCGTGGGCGGTGCGCGGCTGCCCGCGCTCGGCGGCGTCGGGCCCGACGTCGCAGACGAGGACGTCGGTGACCGAGCCCAGGACGTAGCCCCGCGCGTCCAGCTCGGCGACGAGACCGGCGGGTGTGCCAGGGTCGCCGGTGCGGAACACGGCGGGCGCGCCGTCGGCGGCCGACAGCCGTTCCACCTCGTCGACCGCCGCCGCGAGGTCGGCCGGCTCGGCCAGCGGCACGGTCGAGTGCGCGCGGCGGGTCACACCCCGCGAGAGTCCCACCCGCCAGCCCTGCACGTCCTCGACGCGCAGGGGCGGCCACGTCGCGGTCTCGACGAGGACGCCCGGCGGCTCGGGGGCGCGCCAGGCGTGCACGCGCAGGTCGACCTCGGTGCCCCAGTCGCGCTCGGGCCGGGGGGTGAACCCGAGCCGGGCGTACAGCCGGTGGGCGGCGCGCATGGTGTCGAGCGTGCAGAGCACCACGTCACGACGGCCACGGCCGACCGCGTCGGCCAGCGCCGCCCGGACGAGCTGCTCGGCGACGCCGCGCCCGCGGGCGGCCGGGTCGACAGCGAGCATGCGCAGCTCGACCTCGTCGCCCGTCGCGAACTCGGCGTACGGCGTGCCCGCGTCGGCGAGGGTGATCGTCCCGACGACGGCACCCGCGCCGGCGGCGCCCGGGTCGACGGCGACGAGCACGGTCGCGCGTCGCGCCCGGTCGGTCGCGTCGCGCAGCTCCTCGACGTAGGAGTGGTCGGCGGGGAGGAGCCCGTCGGCCAGGTACGCGGCGGCGGTCAGCTCGCCGACGCGGGGCAGCTCGTCGTCGAGCGCGGGACGGACCTCGACCGCGGCGCTCACGCGTCCTCCTGCGCCGGCGCCGCCTCCTGCGCGCCCGACCCGTCCTGCCCGTCGGCCCCCTCCGGGGACGTGTCGTCGTCCGGCCCGTCGCCCACCGCCGCCGGGCCACCGGCGAGGAGGGCGACGAACCCCGCCTCGTCGAGCACGCGCAGCCCCAGCTCGCGGGCCTTCGTCTCCTTGGACCCGGCGTTCTCGCCGACGACCACGTAGTCCGTCTTCTTCGACACGCTCCCCGACGCCTTGCCACCACGGACGATGACGGCCTCCTTGGCGCCGTCGCGGCTGAAGCCCTCGAGCGACCCGGTGACCACGACGGTGAGCCCCTCGAGCGTCCGCTCGACGGCGGCGTCGCGCTCGTCGCGCATCACGACGCCCGCGCGCGCCCACCGGTCGACGATGTCGACGTGCCAGTCGGCCTCGTCGCCGGTGAACCACCGCACGAGGGACTCGGCGATGACCGGCCCGACGCCCTCGACCTGGGCGAGGTCCGCGACCGCCTGCTCGGGGTCGCCCTCGACGACGGCCCGCAGGTCGGCCATCGACCCGAAGCGTGTCGCCAGCGCCCGGGCCGCGCTGGGCCCGACGTTGCGGATCGACAGCGACACCAGGACCCGCCAGAGGTCCTTCGTCTTGGCGGCGTCGAGCTGGTCGAGCAGGGTGCGGGCCGCCTCCGACGGCTCCCAGTCGGGCAGCACCCGGCCCTCGGCCTCGGCCGCGGCGAGCGCGGCCCGCGTGTGCTTGAGCGTGCGGCGGAAGGGCGCGCGACGGCGCACCTGCCCGTTCTCGTCCTGCCGGGGCAGGCCCGTCTCGGGGTCCCGGACGACGACCTCGACCTGCGCGAGCCGGGCGAGGCTGTCGGCGCGCACGGCCTCGACCACGTCCGCGGACGCGTCGAGGCGGTAGCCGACGAGGTCGAAGAGGAACGCCTCGTTCGGCACGGGCGGGTCCGCGGGGACCTCGGGCTGGGTGAGCGCGGCCGCGGTGACCTCGCCGAGGGCCTCGACGTCGAGGCCGCCGCGCGAGCCGATGTGCTCGACGCGACCCCGGACCTGCGCCGGGCAGGTGCGCGCGTTGGGGCAGCGCAGGTCGATGTCGCCCTCGCGCATGGGGCGCAGGGGTGTCCCGCACTCCGGGCAGTCGGCGGGCATCCGCCACGTGGTGCGCGGCACGTCGTCCCCCGGGCCGGCCGGGGCGGGTCCGACGATCTCCGGGATCACGTCACCGGCCTTGCGGAGCACCACCATGTCGCCGATGCGCACGCCCTTGGCGGCGACGACCTCCTGGTTGTGCAGGGTGGCCTGCCGGACGGTCGACCCGGCCACGACCACGGGCTCCATGACGCCGAACGGCGTGGCGCGCCCCGTGCGGCCGATCCCGACCTCGATCGCGACGAGCCGGGTGTTGACCTCCTCGGGCGGGTACTTGTAGGCGATCGCCCACCGCGGCGCGCGGCTCGTCGCCCCGAGCCGACGCTGCAGCGACCGCTCGTCGACCTTGACCACGGCCCCGTCGATCTCGTGCTCGACGTCGTGCCGGTGCTCGCCGTGGTGCGCGACGAAGGCGCTGACCTCCGCCAGCGTGCCCACCACCCGCCAGTGCGGCGACGTCGGCACGCCCCAGCCCTGCAGCAGCCCGTAGACCTGCGACTGACGGGTGATCTCGGGCCCGCCGCGCAGCGCCCCGACGCCGTGGGCGTAGACCCGCAGGCCCCGCGACGCCGTGACCCGCGGGTCCTTCTGCCGCAGCGACCCCGCGGCGGCGTTGCGCGGGTTCGCGAACGGGGGCCGGCCCGCGGCGACCTGGGCCGCGTTGAGCGCGGCGAACGCCTCGGCGGGGAAGAAGATCTCGCCACGCACCTCGATGAGGTCCGGGTGGGTGGCCGGGTCGCCCGCGAGGACGGCGGGCACGCCCGCGATCGTGCGCACGTTCAGGGTGACGTCCTCGCCGGTGCGCCCGTCGCCGCGGGTCGCGGCCCGGACCAGCCGCCCGCCCTCGTAGACGAGGGAGATCGCGAGCCCGTCGATCTTCGGCTCGCACAGCCAGTGCGGGGCGTCGCTGCCCTCGAGGTCGCGCACCACCCGCTCGGCCCACGCCGTGAGCTCCTCGGCGGAGAACACGTTGTCGAGCGAGAGCATGCGCTCCACGTGGTCGACCGGGGAGAACGCCGTGGAGAACGCGCCGCCGACCCGCTGCGTCGGGGAGTCGGGCGTGCGCAGGTCCGGGTACCGGTCCTCGAGCGCGGCGAGGTCGCGCAGCCGCGCGTCGTAGTCGGCGTCGGACGCCGTCGGCGCGTCGTTCACGTAGTACGCGAACTGGTCCGCCTCGATGCCGGCCGCGAGGTCGGCCCAGAGACGGCGGGCCTCCTCGGGCGCGGGCTCGGGGACCGCCTCGGCCGCGGGCGCGGCAGCCGGGGTGCCGGGGGCGGGGACGTCGGTGGGGCTCGGGGCGTCGCT
This region includes:
- a CDS encoding pilus assembly protein CpaE, with amino-acid sequence MISTDLAVALQAAGLRWQPRPGDRFSVVRADMGGEVFTISEMVVEAHEHPTGTVLGFNGTTEWALDSLRQDDALWLPREDQLRDLLGGTFRSLARSTDGRFQVLIEVGGQPPRVFTADSAEDAYGEALLALVTAAVGGPVPEGHRPAR
- a CDS encoding GNAT family N-acetyltransferase — protein: MSAAVEVRPALDDELPRVGELTAAAYLADGLLPADHSYVEELRDATDRARRATVLVAVDPGAAGAGAVVGTITLADAGTPYAEFATGDEVELRMLAVDPAARGRGVAEQLVRAALADAVGRGRRDVVLCTLDTMRAAHRLYARLGFTPRPERDWGTEVDLRVHAWRAPEPPGVLVETATWPPLRVEDVQGWRVGLSRGVTRRAHSTVPLAEPADLAAAVDEVERLSAADGAPAVFRTGDPGTPAGLVAELDARGYVLGSVTDVLVCDVGPDAAERGQPRTAHGLRVLDAPDDAWLTAWLAGKGGDREVSRALVAGAPATYLAAPGPDGSDVAVIRAATVDGWVALSCLQVAPSARRHGLGRTLTDAALAVAARQGARRAFLQVEAENVPARRLYEQLGFALAHRYAYRVQPSSGAVPGSC
- the ligA gene encoding NAD-dependent DNA ligase LigA, with amino-acid sequence MSDAPSPTDVPAPGTPAAAPAAEAVPEPAPEEARRLWADLAAGIEADQFAYYVNDAPTASDADYDARLRDLAALEDRYPDLRTPDSPTQRVGGAFSTAFSPVDHVERMLSLDNVFSAEELTAWAERVVRDLEGSDAPHWLCEPKIDGLAISLVYEGGRLVRAATRGDGRTGEDVTLNVRTIAGVPAVLAGDPATHPDLIEVRGEIFFPAEAFAALNAAQVAAGRPPFANPRNAAAGSLRQKDPRVTASRGLRVYAHGVGALRGGPEITRQSQVYGLLQGWGVPTSPHWRVVGTLAEVSAFVAHHGEHRHDVEHEIDGAVVKVDERSLQRRLGATSRAPRWAIAYKYPPEEVNTRLVAIEVGIGRTGRATPFGVMEPVVVAGSTVRQATLHNQEVVAAKGVRIGDMVVLRKAGDVIPEIVGPAPAGPGDDVPRTTWRMPADCPECGTPLRPMREGDIDLRCPNARTCPAQVRGRVEHIGSRGGLDVEALGEVTAAALTQPEVPADPPVPNEAFLFDLVGYRLDASADVVEAVRADSLARLAQVEVVVRDPETGLPRQDENGQVRRRAPFRRTLKHTRAALAAAEAEGRVLPDWEPSEAARTLLDQLDAAKTKDLWRVLVSLSIRNVGPSAARALATRFGSMADLRAVVEGDPEQAVADLAQVEGVGPVIAESLVRWFTGDEADWHVDIVDRWARAGVVMRDERDAAVERTLEGLTVVVTGSLEGFSRDGAKEAVIVRGGKASGSVSKKTDYVVVGENAGSKETKARELGLRVLDEAGFVALLAGGPAAVGDGPDDDTSPEGADGQDGSGAQEAAPAQEDA